In the genome of Gammaproteobacteria bacterium, the window GCTGTGCGGCGCACGGGCGGTCCAGGACGGACTGCACTTGCCCTTCCAGCGGTGCAGGATAGCACCGCGCCAGAAGGCGGGGCCGGATCGCCGCACCACGGACGGTTTCATCCGAGTTTCCGCCGAACGCCTTGCCACGGAGGCAAGGCAGGGGCCTGAATAATGCGCCAGTATCGCGCCATGGACGGCTACACGCCGGCCGCTATACACATTGAATGTCCAGTGAACATTCAAGTCGGCCGAACGACCCGCAGGGATGCGTGGCCGGATCGTTGCACCAGGGATGGTTTACTTGTGGGCCTATCATCCCGATCCCGGCCTTACCCATTCAACGGGGAAGGTGTTCAGGACATGGCCTGCACGGCACCGCTGCTTTAGAAAGGTTATCACTATGGACACGGACAGACAAAACCTGACGCACCACATTTCCAAGCGTTTTAACCGTGAGCTGGAAGATCTCACCAACCGCGTGCTGCGCATGGGCGGCATGGTGGAACAGCAACTCAACGACGCGCTCCAAGCAGTGACCAACGGCGACGAATCGCTGGCGCGTCACGTCATCGACCACGATTACCAGCTCAACGCAATGGAAGTCGAAATCGACGAGGAATGCGTGACGATCCTGGCGCGTCGCCAGCCGGCCGCCGGCGATCTGCGGCTGGTGTTCGCGATGCTCAAAACCATCACCGACCTGGAGCGCGTTGGCGACGAAGCCAAGAAAATCGCCAAGCTGGCGCTCAAGCTGGCGGAATCCAAGTGGTCTGACCGCCGCTACACCGAGATCGCCAGCCTAGGCTGGTACGCCAGCGACATGCTGCACCAGGTGCTGGACGCGCTCGCGCGCATGGACACGAATCTGGCGCTGGAGATCGTCAAGAAAGAAGAGGTCGTAGATCGCGAATACGAGATCATCATGCGCCAGATAATCACCTACATGATGGAAGACCCGCGCACCATCACCCGTTCGCTGGAAGCGGCCTGGGCGGCGCGCGCGCTGGAGCGTATCGGCGATCACGCCCGCAATATCGCCGAAGACGTGATTTATCTGGTCAAGGGCAAGGACGTGCGGCACACGGACATGATCGACGTGGAAGCATCGGTGCATCCGCAAGGGGTGCATCCTAAAACGCCGACCTGACCGCCGCTGCGCATCGACATGCGCCGCCTGGCATCTATAATAGGGGAGATGTCCGAGCGCCCATACCTCACTGCTGCCGCCAGCCAGACAGCCCGCGACGCGCTAACCGGCATGGACGGCGCCAGCGTGGTGATCGCGAAAGCTGCGGAAGGCGCGGTGCCCCCGTGCGAGCTGCTTATCAACCGCGAACTCAGCCTGCTGGAATTCAACCAGCGCGTGTTGCAACTGGCGGAAGACGAATCGGTACCCCTTTTAGAGCGCCTGCGGTTTCTATGCATCTCCAGCACCAACCTCGATGAATTCTTCGAAATCCGCGTCGCCGGCCTCAAGCAGCAGGTGGCGCTTGGCATCAGCCGCAGTGGCCCGGACGGTCTGTCCGCGCAGGAGCAACTCGCGCAGATTTATCCGGCCGCGCACGCGCTGGTGGACGATCAGTATCGCATTCTGAACGATATTCTGATTCCGGCGCTGGTCAACGAGGACATCCGCTTCGTGCGCCGTGCGGAATGGAACGAGGCGCAGGCCAAGTGGGTGCGAAGCTATTTTATCCGCGAGCTGTTTCCGGTGTTGAGCCCGCTGGGACTGGACCCTTCGCACCCGTTTCCGCGCATTCTCAACAAGAGTCTCAACTTCGTCGTCACGCTGGAAGGCAAGGACGCATTCGGACGCGACAGTGGGACAGCCCTTGTGCAGGCGCCGCGCTCGCTGCCGCGCCTTATCCGGCTGCCGGAGCGCATTTCGCGCAAAGGTCATCATCTGGTGTTTCTGTCATCGATCCTGCACGAGCACGTCGGCGAACTGTTCCCCGGCATGCAGGTGCTGGGCTGCGCGCAGTTCCGCGCCACGCGCAATTCGGACCTGTTCGTGGCCGAAGAAGAGATCGAAGATCTGCTCATCGCCCTGCAGGGCGAACTGCCCTCGCGCAACTACGGCGACGCCGTGCGGCTGGAAGTCGCGGACAACTGCCCGGAGCGCGCCACCCGCTTCCTGCTGCAGAAATTCAAGCTGCAGCCCGAAGACCTTTACCGCGTCAACGGTCCGGTGAATCTCAATCGACTGCTGGCGATGCACGGATTCGTAGACCGTCCCGATGTCAAGTATCCGCCCTTCATCCCCGCCCTGCCCCGCACCCTGACTTCGCGCGGCAATCTGTTCGAGCGCATCGCCAAGAGCGACATTCTATTGCACCACCCGTTTCAGTCGTTCGCGCCGGTGTTGGAATTCGTCCGCCAGGCCGCGACCGATCCGAATGTGCTGGCGATCAAGCAAACGCTTTATCGAACGGACGCGGAATCGGAACTGGTCGAACTACTGGTGGCGGCGGCGCTGGCCGGCAAAGAGGTCACCGCGGTGATCGAACTACGCGCGCGCTTCGACGAGCAGACCAACATCAAGCTCGCCACCCGCCTGCAGGACGCCGGCGCCCACGTGCTCTACGGCGTAGTGGATCACAAGACGCATGCCAAGCTGATGCTGGTGGTGCGCCGCGAGAAACACCGCCTGAAACGCTACGTGCACTTAGGGACGGGCAATTACCACGCCGGCACGGCGCGCGGTTATACGGACTTCGGGCTGCTGACCTGCGATCGGGTGATCGGCGAAGACGTACACAAGGTCTTTCAGCAGCTCACGGGCTTAGGCCGGGTGTCGCGGCTCAAGAAACTGTTTCAGTCGCCATTTACCCTGCACAAGGAAATCGCGGCGAAAATCGAGCGCGAGATTGCCGTGGCGTCGGAAGGTCGTACGGGCCACATCCGCGCGCGCATGAATTCGCTGATCGAACCGCAGATTATCCAGCTCCTGTATCGCGCGTCTCAGGCTGGCGTCAAGATTGAGCTCATTGTACGTGGCATGTGCAGTCTGCGGCCCGGCATTGCGGGCGTATCGGAAAACATCCACGTGCGTTCGGTCATGGGGCGCTTTCTGGAGCATTCGCGCGTTTTTTACTTCCACAACGACGGCAAACCCGAAGTCTACTGCTCCAGTGCCGACTGGATGCCGCGCAATTTTTTCCGCCGGGTCGAAACCTGCTTTCCAATCGAGGACGAGCGACTGCGTGACCGCGTGGTGAAGGAATCGCTGCTTTACTACCTGGCCGACAACACGCAGGCGTGGGAACTGCAATCCGACGGCCGCTACAAACGCATCAAACCCGGCAACCGCAAGGCACACAATGCGCAGGGCGAGTTGCTGCGAGACCTGGCTGGCGCCTGACGCGCGACCCGAGGCGTACAGAAGCGCATAGAAAACCCCGCCATGCCAGCGGGGTTCAGTTCGATGAGGTGCGAACGACGCCACTTGTCGTCCGGCTACCACGCAGACGCTATCTCAACGTTCTGCTATCTCCCATAGGTCAATCATCGAAGTCGTCGTCGTCGAAGCCATCGTCATCGTCATCGTCACCGATCAGGCCGCCGGATACGGGTCCGCCCACTACGGGTCCGCCCGGAACGCCGCCGGCAATGCCATCATCGTCCAGCACGTCGTCGTCCAGGCAATCATCCAGATCGTCCAGATCGTCATCGTCATCGTCGTCGTCGTTGTCCCGGCACAGGCTTAAAGTGTAGGCGCCGACTGGCTGCTGCAGGTCGGCGGAATAGATATTCACCAAATACCGGCCGGACTGCGGCAGCGCGCCCGCATACAACACTTTCTGACCCGCTGAAAATACCGTCGCGTTTTGGATGCCAACCAGGCCTTGCACCGGCTCGAGCAAGCTTACGGTCGACGCCACCGGAATCGCCGGCGACTGTGCCTCAATCGAATACGCCTGATTCGGCGCCACCGCGTTGATCACAAAGCGATCCACGGGCCTGCCGTCCGGCAACAGCGTATCGTTGGCGTCGCCCAGGTAGCCTTGTACGGTCTGGCCGTTGACCAGGGGCGCGGGCGGCACGGCCTGCGCATTGGCAGCACCCGTGGCGGCCAACAGAAGCGCGGTGGCAGCGCAAGCAGGGGCAATACCCTGCATGGCGCGGCGACCGGTGAAACCTTTAAAAATTATTGTTTTGGCACGCATTGTATTTCTCCTTGACTGGGTGGGGCATTACCCCGGATTAGCGCAAATTGCTTGCAAGCGCATACTGGCTTTGAAACTCGCACCGTCTATTGCGTTGCTATCCTTCCGCGAACGGTGTCGAGGGGCCATGCGCCAGCGCGCATGAAGCTGCGTTCGCGCATACATCGGACGCATTAAAGCTGAACATACACGCATATCCGGGCGATATTACGTCTGGCGCTTTGACGGTAATCGGTTGATAAGACGAGCGTTTTATTTACCGCGGATAACGCGGCTACTAAAGCGATCCGCAAGCGGGGCGCACTGTATCTCCAATGTCTGCGGCCAACGCCGTCGGTCATCGCGCAGGAATTCGTCCGGGATGCAGAATGATTTGTCCAAGATTCAGACGCGATTAACCTGATGTGGCTCGCAGCTTACGTCTACGGTGCGACGCGCAACGCCTCGCGCAACTCGGCTAGCCACATCAGTACTCTGCGGCGATTGACGCCCAGATCGTAGTAACCAAGTAACGAGCGGCTGTCGATGGCAAGCCCGCATCGGCGCCGGTCAAATTCAACGATCTCCGCGCGTACGCGGTCTTGAAAACGGAACACGCGGCTTTGCTGGACGTGTACGCTGCGATGACGATCCGCGTCCAGCGCAATCAGTGTCGTCCGCGGCTGGCGCGCGGCGACCATGAGCCACGCCTGCCACAGTCGCGCGGCCGGCAGATCGAATACGACATCAGCGTTACTGGCCATGCCCATTCCGTCGCGCGGCGCCAGCCTGAAGCCCCGCCGCGCGGGCGCGGGCTCAAGTTCGCTCAGCGGTCCGATATTGATGCGCCCTGATGACACGACACGGACTCCCACGCAAATTCAGAGCTAAGTCGCACGCGATGAATATTGTGCAGGCGATCTTCAGTCCGCGACCGGAACGCCGTGCACGGGATCGCTCTGCGCCGAATTACCTTTCGCCTGCTTTCTATGGGCGCGCGCCGCGTAGCGGCCTTCGCCGCGGAACCAGGCAACCACTTCGGCGATGATGGATATGCCGATCTCCTCCGGCAGTTCCGCGCCGATGTCCAGGCCGACCGGCCCGAACACGCGCTTGCGCAGCGATTCCGCCGACGCGCCCAAGCCGGTCAACAACCGTTCGCGTCTCGCGGCCGGACCCAGCATGCCGATATAACCGACCGCGGTCGGCGCCAGCACCTTGAGAAACCGCTCGTCGTAGCCGATGTTGTGGGTCATCAACACCACGGCATCGACCGTTTCCATCTTGACCTGCCCCGGCAGCGACTCCGGGGTCGTCGTCAATGCACGATCGGCGTCGGTGAACCGCCGTGGATCGGCGTAGGCTTCGCGATGATCGACGACGGTGACTTCCCAGTCCAGCACGCGCGCCAGTTTGACCACCGGCAATGCATCGGGACCGGCACCGATGATGAGCAGATGCGGGGGCGGCTGTACCCAGTCGTAGAAGACCGTAACCCCGCTCTGGCCGACCTTATGCTCGATGAACAGCGGCGCTCCGGTCTGTTGTACGTTTCGCGCGCCCTGCGCTAACCACTCTGGCCTGTCATCTCCACCGGGGTCCACAGCCGCCGCATTGTCCGCGAAGAACGCATGCCGGCCGACGGGATAATCGCTCTCCCGCGATGCACATACCGTCGCCAGCACGCCCCGGCCGCGGGTGCGCAGGCAATGCTCAAGGTCAACCAGCGGATTGCGTCCCGGCACGGTATCGAGCCGCTGCAGCACCAGTCGCACGGCGCCGTTGCAGCCCAGCCCCAACCCCCACAGTTCGTCCTCTTGTGCGCGCATGTCGTAGAACAGCAGACGCGGGTGTCCGGCGTCGAATACCGCGCGGGCATGCTCCAGCAAGTCGCCCTCGAAACAGCCGCCGCCGATGATGCCGTGAAACTGCCCGTCGTCGGTGATCAGCATGCGTGCGCCGGCTTTACGATAAGTCGAACCCAGGGTCTCGACCACGGTCGCCAGCATCAGAGGCCGGCGCGTGGCCTCAAGCTCGCAATATGCCGTGACCAGGGTTCTGAGATTAATCATGCGTGCTTATCCAACCATTCATGGGTAGCCTCTCTTGCCGATGTGATTATGTGACTTGCGCCGGAGCATGTTTGACGCACTCCGGGAATTTATAGCGGACCTTCGAATATATATTACGGATATGTGAGCATTTATGCCGGACTATGGATCGATTCTCAAGTTCGGCGGCATGCACCGAGCAGTTGCGGCACCCGTGTCGTGCGGATGCCATAAACACCCGCCGAACGGGCACTTATCCGCGCGCGTGACACCAACCGCGAAGGCCCGAAGAGGATTGAACGGTAACCGGGCAAGCGCCACGTTGGGGTTTGAGATCACGGCTTTTGAATGTAGAAATCGCGGAGATGCACAATCGCCGCGGCGAGCGGGTGAAATTTCCGGATGAACGTAGCCACAGGGTCTTGATCGGCCGTGCGTCTTGTGGCAGTGTCTTGCCGATCGCCGGAATGCGGCTCCCCGGCTGTCACAAAGAATTCATAAACCTTTGAAATCACTGTAACAATAGGTAGCGAAACTCGGTGCTGGGGCAACCACGGGGACATAAGCGATGGGTTCGATTTATCGAATGCGGCCGCTGAAATTTCGCGCCATCTGGATCTCTGACGTGCATCTCGGCTCCAAGGGTTGCAAGGCGGAGTTTCTGCTGGATTTCCTAAAATCCACCGAGTCGGAATATCTTTATCTGGTGGGAGATATTATCGACATCTGGGCCATGCGCCGCGGTCTCTACTGGCCGCAAACGCATAACGACGTCATCCGCACGGTGCTCGGCAAAGCCAAGCAC includes:
- the phoU gene encoding phosphate signaling complex protein PhoU, which translates into the protein MDTDRQNLTHHISKRFNRELEDLTNRVLRMGGMVEQQLNDALQAVTNGDESLARHVIDHDYQLNAMEVEIDEECVTILARRQPAAGDLRLVFAMLKTITDLERVGDEAKKIAKLALKLAESKWSDRRYTEIASLGWYASDMLHQVLDALARMDTNLALEIVKKEEVVDREYEIIMRQIITYMMEDPRTITRSLEAAWAARALERIGDHARNIAEDVIYLVKGKDVRHTDMIDVEASVHPQGVHPKTPT
- the ppk1 gene encoding polyphosphate kinase 1; amino-acid sequence: MDGASVVIAKAAEGAVPPCELLINRELSLLEFNQRVLQLAEDESVPLLERLRFLCISSTNLDEFFEIRVAGLKQQVALGISRSGPDGLSAQEQLAQIYPAAHALVDDQYRILNDILIPALVNEDIRFVRRAEWNEAQAKWVRSYFIRELFPVLSPLGLDPSHPFPRILNKSLNFVVTLEGKDAFGRDSGTALVQAPRSLPRLIRLPERISRKGHHLVFLSSILHEHVGELFPGMQVLGCAQFRATRNSDLFVAEEEIEDLLIALQGELPSRNYGDAVRLEVADNCPERATRFLLQKFKLQPEDLYRVNGPVNLNRLLAMHGFVDRPDVKYPPFIPALPRTLTSRGNLFERIAKSDILLHHPFQSFAPVLEFVRQAATDPNVLAIKQTLYRTDAESELVELLVAAALAGKEVTAVIELRARFDEQTNIKLATRLQDAGAHVLYGVVDHKTHAKLMLVVRREKHRLKRYVHLGTGNYHAGTARGYTDFGLLTCDRVIGEDVHKVFQQLTGLGRVSRLKKLFQSPFTLHKEIAAKIEREIAVASEGRTGHIRARMNSLIEPQIIQLLYRASQAGVKIELIVRGMCSLRPGIAGVSENIHVRSVMGRFLEHSRVFYFHNDGKPEVYCSSADWMPRNFFRRVETCFPIEDERLRDRVVKESLLYYLADNTQAWELQSDGRYKRIKPGNRKAHNAQGELLRDLAGA
- a CDS encoding DUF1499 domain-containing protein encodes the protein MSSGRINIGPLSELEPAPARRGFRLAPRDGMGMASNADVVFDLPAARLWQAWLMVAARQPRTTLIALDADRHRSVHVQQSRVFRFQDRVRAEIVEFDRRRCGLAIDSRSLLGYYDLGVNRRRVLMWLAELREALRVAP
- a CDS encoding XdhC family protein, which produces MINLRTLVTAYCELEATRRPLMLATVVETLGSTYRKAGARMLITDDGQFHGIIGGGCFEGDLLEHARAVFDAGHPRLLFYDMRAQEDELWGLGLGCNGAVRLVLQRLDTVPGRNPLVDLEHCLRTRGRGVLATVCASRESDYPVGRHAFFADNAAAVDPGGDDRPEWLAQGARNVQQTGAPLFIEHKVGQSGVTVFYDWVQPPPHLLIIGAGPDALPVVKLARVLDWEVTVVDHREAYADPRRFTDADRALTTTPESLPGQVKMETVDAVVLMTHNIGYDERFLKVLAPTAVGYIGMLGPAARRERLLTGLGASAESLRKRVFGPVGLDIGAELPEEIGISIIAEVVAWFRGEGRYAARAHRKQAKGNSAQSDPVHGVPVAD